The Lathyrus oleraceus cultivar Zhongwan6 chromosome 5, CAAS_Psat_ZW6_1.0, whole genome shotgun sequence genome includes the window aattgattggtccgaaagccttaaggtcttttgttatccaagggagaaaactcaacctaaaaccacaaatccatcatgtgaggagagcttcaacatgctagtgaggggttaaccctataataagcatggaagtcttatggtccatcactaaggatataggtgagtattatatcaacctcaaggataactcaaacctaatatctaatgtttatgaaaacctttggcaagaagtggccattgaaaccacaaaaacaattgagtgagttgtatttaccaatgaaaagtattagtaaagtatggtcaaagttgacttaaggattcaatttcaaaataagtgttgtgaaaagaagtttgaaaatcaaaatcataatgcttaggtttctaatttttgaaaacaatatgttaatgtttgcacaaaagttttggcttgggttagagtggagggaagaagaagaatggctaagtcctaaatatacaaaagatgaaggaagagaaaaataaaaccacaaatggaggtcctttcttgagatcatagtgatgatccaagtagctcccatcctttggaataagcaagcaaataagcaaatgctcaagcaatcaagcacacaatcaagacaagctcctaggaatcttccaatggcttttgtatctctcactttggattctcatgacaatggttcttcaatttggctcaatgtttgggatccctagcacaagaacacacacatcaaaaagttccataatgcaaacaaagaatggacaagagggagtttagagattaggatcctttcaagttcatcttcaagattaagcattctaaaggcatgaggcctagttgctctttgacattttttcttctttgttttagcattctaaaggcatgaggcctagttactcttTGACTCTATTTTGCAcagggaatgtcctaaagtctaagtcctttgtccatttgcaattggttcacaacaatcaaaacaaaacacaagcacaatagtatatacacaattatgtgctcaagtgagcaaaaggcaaattgcattaacataaacatgagctcaagtgagcaaagggcaaaagcaaatgaattaatgaacaagattttaaattgcataaagtaaattgcaagaattaaatgacttgaattaaaagttaatggtcaacagttagtgttagtgtgccataaggcaatttagcgctatgttaagcaatcgtaaatggactaatgtagtagtcacacctatctaagtccggtcaataaaaatataagccacaaacacaagttagagaccttgactagtaagccaagctcctacaacttgctatgccaaaagaaaagaaaaatgatcttgtattgatttaggttttttttgcttgaccaagaagcaacctatccttaatgcaaagccattcacttgatctatgattaatatgaattagatttgaatcaaggaaggttaagcctcccatatgtcaaggctaaccaccaatctttaactcattgatcaaaaagaaaaagatgaagatgaagatgaataagaatatacattaatggaattcaaatgaaataagcaaagtgcattgaccaaagatgaatggaatcaaggtcaaacaatagtaaacagaagcaaaatgaaacttagaagtcaagaaacaaataaaatatttttggtatttttcaaaattaaaataatacttcaattaaaataaacaaataaaggtcaaacttcaaatccatttcaaatcaactttgaaaagtccaaatggatcatcctaagttcaacaaggtcaagcaaagtttgacaaaaaatttcaacatttttagaaaccagaaactatttttaaacaattaaaaatgaatataaaataacctaattgaactaaaatctcaaatcaattaataaattgatgagaatatttttcatagatccatcatcattcaaagaggttaaaaaaatatttttgtattttttggatattggaaactaattaaaatgaattcaaaataaccagaaaagagaaaattcacaacaaatatcaaatgacaaaataaaaaatattaaaaatcattttcagaaactagaattaaaaagggaaataatgcaattggtcccatattttttggaattaaaatgaaagagttgtgattttttgaaataaaatgaaataaaagaaataaaatggattaaatctgaaaatagaaaaaaccacacgcgttggattgaatctcattaattgacctgacacatctaatggtccacatgcgcgcgctcaccatgagtccaagtcaatgagaaacatccagcattaaataaagtcataagatCTGATGGCTATGATATAAACTGGAGATTAGATCCAAGGGTCCACATTCAATCCGGCAAAGAGACGGTagtgtacaccaccgtcttctccggcgagcttgCAGATTCCGGTGGAAGTTGCAGATATGGAAATCTCAATAAAAATAGGCGgtcctcatatcattggaaagctggggtgatgtacatcacccctgtaccattggttttcactctagatcctcataggaagagaaatcagaggtggaaaataatggtgttcaacctgaactcaatggatttgcaaaattaaaGACACAATTCCaatgcctctgatgagaggacttcagccaaaccaataaacacaagaaacaagcaagaatcaatgagtttcgaagaaaaaaaagtttgaatatccacctctgaaatgtagATCTATGGAGCACGATTCTTGATTGTAGTTTCCTcttgagatgaagatgaagcaaggccaaggaattttaagtccaatgatcaaccaatgaagttgaaaattggatctgaaattttgaaatgaaagagagaaattcCTTTAAAGTGAGGTTTGGATGGAGTTTTGCAGCATATCAGGTGCCTTAAGGTTCGTCTATGATGAtggtatgcacctctatttatagcaaatgcaAGCTGCAAGCATGAGAATTTtgtgtgcatgaatgataagggcgtccatgcatgggcctgtacaggcgcatggagggcccaaatccaattgatttggcaagctgAAATGCAACTGAGCTGGTTTGGACGTGTACATGTGAATGATTTGGCTTATGCATGAAGTTTGAACAAAGTTTCCATAATTGCACcaaaatcttctcctcttcgaaaatgcatattcccaaaatgaaacatggccttgtgggtaatggttggaaaggtcttaaCATGAGGAccaattgttatgttgaacaaaacttcatttggaattgggaaaatagtgaaaattggtcataaagtttaaggtgcaaaacatgtgcatgtgaaaatttccaaaatggaccaacttcaagcccttctgtttcattaatgcatgcctaaaatgacaaaaccttcaacatcaaagttgtatatattttcaagaaaatcaatttggacttaaatgttgcatcatttggattttggatgagaaagttatgggcactttaagttggactttttcacatttcaatgcctttggtccaaagtgacctataatgttttgcattatcacatgtatttctttttggattatgaaaatttgttcaacataaaacatgaattagacatattaaactttccaatgcatttgatcccacatcaaaatcataaaaaataagagagttaggtccttgggaagttgacccaaaattagggtttcagtcaaaatgacctataatgttttgaaatggatgatgaccttcccagcttcaaatcaacttttgatgaacatgaaagttttcCATATGGTTCTTAAGGACATtatttctcttggggtcatcttcatttgacaaactaattaaaagttaggtctcagtggatttcaaaatagtgagatgaattgactgatcaacttctcaagtccaaacttcaaatcttgatgaattgatgattgaggacactcaaataagctcaaatatgcatgaaatgatgaatgaaagaacttaacttgattttatttgatcatgggttgaggttgcttcatgagcaaggcacagttgatgcacagttgaattagggtttccttgggagacaagcctcaagccctttggtttatcttgatcaaattgtcaaattgagatacttgggaggcatatatgattaTTTATAGCTTTGTGAAGCATTGTCATGCTTTCTTTAcacttcatctggccatatcaatgagcataggggcctcctaggcctcggatcttatgattgctcaagctacaaaacagaagatgttagtgacatatttttgtgcttttggttagtaaacaaaataagaaaagcaataatatacaattcaagcatgcttggtggtctcaaatccaatcacacaagtgttcccacccaaaggttaaggagccaagatgatataatccttgaggcaaatgcaatgttcaacgatatgatgccatgagggatcttagggtcttacagattgttctcatatcaacttggtgAACCACAAGAGGTTGTTCTAGGTGATTTTGTTTGTCTTTTACAAGTCATAACAGatagtaaaatctctttcatgttgaaagggAACTGGAGTACTCCcaatctgtgaggggaaccaggatatcTCTATGTGTTCTTTATCTTTTCCGTATTTACCGTATTCTCACTTTGTAATCTCCAAGGAAAGATTTATAAACAATACAAAATCGGAAAATTTTAATAgtacctaattcacccccccctTAGGTGCACACTCAACTTACATTTGGCATTAGAGCGGGTTATTGGTAACTTGCTCCTCATATCCAGAAGATGGCTTCCGCAAGCGCAAACCCAGTTTTCAAAGATGACGGTAGTAGCAACAAACCACCTCTATTTTCTGGAGAATATTTTGACTTCTAGAAGATCCGTATGAAAGCacatttagaagcacaaggagatGGTATATGGGAAGCCATTGAAAATGGTCTGCATAATTCTATTAGTATGGTAAATGGTGTTGGCACTCCGAAGGTTAAAAGTTCATATGATGAAGACAATAAGAAAATAATACTTAATGAAAAGAAAGATATCAATATTCTTCAAAGTGAATTAAGTATGGatgagttcttccgcatatctcaacGTAAATCGGcaaaagaaatatgggacacTTTGGTGGAGACTCACGAAGGAACCACTGAAGTTAAAAGATCCATATTAAACACATTGAGTCAAGAATATGAAATGTTCAGAATGCAGCCTGGAGAATCCGTTGTTGCATTGCAGAAAAGATTTGTTCACTTGACGAATCATTTAATGGCTCTTAGAAAGACCTTTACAAATTATGATCTCAACCTTAAAGTGCTAAGATCCTTGACTAGAGAATGACAACCAAAGGTAACGGCCATATCTGAGAAGAAAAGTCTTTCTACGATGACGTCCGCATCATTATTCAGAAAAACTCCAAGAACATGAACTTGAACTTGGAAGACTTGAAAAGCATGAAATTCAAGAGAAGAAATCAAAAGGAATTACTTTGAAGGTAGATTCAAAGGAAGATAAAGACGATGGTGCACCAGAGGAAGATGaaaatttcatgctccttgttaaaaggcttggtaagttttttGATAAAAAAGACAAATCCTTTTAAGCAAAAAGAAATAAATATTTCAGGAAAAGGGAGGCTTCCACATATACGCAAGAtgtcacatgttatgaatgtggaaagcaaggtcaTATAAAGTCGGATTGTCCGAAAATATCCTAGAAAGGTGGCGttaaaggcaagaaggaattcaagaATAAAAGGCGTATGTTGCATGGGAAGATAATGAGATAAGTTCTTCATCTGGATCGAAAAGCGACGAATGTGCAAATTTAGCATTAATAGCTTCACATCATTCCGACGATAAAGAAGATGAGGTTAGTAGCGATTTTTCTCTTTACGATAGTGATGCACAAGGTGCTATAAATCAACTTCTTAAAGAATGCAAAATTTTGTATAAAACaatatcatctcaaaagaaaatGATTTCATCTCTAGAAGAAAAAGCCGTGACAATGGAAAAAGATGTTGatgatgaaaaacaaaagatgattagtgaaaaacAGAATTTTACATGTAAAAATTATGAATCGCTttctttccaaattgtccaatTAAAAAGGGTTCTTGAAAGGTATGAGAAAGGACAAATTGGGTTGGAAGGTATCCTTAGCCAACAAAGATATTCcaatgacaaaagtggacttggttattCAAAATTTTCCAAACCAATTTCTAGTAAAATAATCTTTGTTAAAGCTAATGACCCACCTACCAAAGAGAAAGTGAACAAGCCAAAATATGTTCATCACTATCCTAAAAGAAAAAGATTTTCTAAAAAGaaatcttatgttcctagatatagaagcaATTTTGAACCTACTTGTTTGTATTAAGGAATaattggccatacacctaatgcaTGCTATGTTAGAAATTTTAGCGTAGCAAGTGGGCATTACGTGTGGGTAAAGAAAGACACTAATTATtaaggacccaaagcaatttgggtacctaacaaaacaaaattttgttttgtaggtatgcttgaaaacCACATCAAACCTTTGGTATCTTGATAGTGGTTGTTCCAAGTATATGACGGGAGACattaacaaattttcaaatctatcattaaaggccaagggttatgtcaCACATGGTGATAACAACAAATGGAGAATTCTTGGTATAGGAAAAGTTGGTGTACCACCTTTCACATCTATTGAAGATGTCCtttatgtcgaaggactaaagtATAATCTTCTAGGTAttagccaactttgtgacaagggcttaaaaatcaagttcaccaaggatgaatgcttgatttaagatgaagtctctcatgaggtaaaactcaaaggtacaagatttaataatatatttatgatttcccttgatgatgtGTCTTTGAAGGTAAAATGTATTATGGCAAACAATAATGAGTCTTGGCTTTGGCATAAAATATTCGctcatattcatatggaacatttgaATAAACTTATAAAACATGATCTTGTTATTGGATTGCCTAAGATAAAGTCTGTCAAAGATAGATTAtgtgatgcatgtcaaaagggaaaacaaaccaaatcaactttcacatcAAATAATATGGTGTCCTCTAcaaggccactacaattgttacatatggacttatttggttcatcaagaacaagaagcttaGGAGGTAATATATATGatttagttattgttgatgatttctctagatacacttggactttattcttagtgcagaaaagtgatgcattcaaggcgttcaagaaatatgcaaagcaaattcaaaatgagaaatctctaactattgcctccataagaagcgaccatggtggagaattccaaaatgcctCCTTCGAAGAGTTTTACGAAGAACATGGAATATTTCATAATTTCTCGTCACCAAGGACTCCTAAAAAAATGGAGTGGTGGAGAGAAAGAATAGTTCACTTGTGGAACTTGCAAGAATAATGCTTAGCGACTCAAAACTTCCaaagtatttttgggcggatgcggtaaGTACGACATGCTATGTAAGTAATATAATCATTATTAGACCTATCTTGAaaaagactccttatgaactCTTCAAACGAAGGAAACCAAACATCTCTCACTTTCATATATTTTGATGCAAATGCTTTGTCCTCAACAATGATAAAGACAATCTAGGTAAGTTCGACGAGAAATCCGACGAAGGTATATTTCTTGGATATTCTCTCACTAGTAAAGCttatagaatatataataaaagaactttaacAATTGAAGAATCTATGCGTGTTACctttgatgaaactaaccccttCAAGGAGGATATTATTttgtgtgatgatgatgataatgtaAATGCTCCTCAAGAAGATACTTTCAACGGCATCAATGATAATCAAATGGAACATCATGAAGAACCAATTCAACAAGAGTCAGATGCTAATGAACTACCTAAAAAATGAAGAACTCATAGAGATCATCCAATTGATAAAGTCATTGGTGATATTAGTCAAGGCGTTGCAACAAGATTAAATCTCAAAGATGCATGCTTGAATATGGCGTTTGTTTCACAAATTGAACCTTCCAAAGTTGATGAAGCCTTAGGAGATGACCAATGTATAattgctatgcaagaagagttaaaccaattcgaaaggaatcaaatttgggaacttgtccctagGCCATGTGGTTAACACATCATAGGTACCAGATGAGTGTTTAAGAACAAGCTTGATAAGAATGGTATAATTGTTCGAAATAAAGCAAGGTTGGTGGCCCAAGGATACAATCAAGAGGAAGGCATTAATTTTGAAGAAACATTCGCtccggttgcaaggttagaatctatccgtctattacttgcttatgcatgttcattaaattttcagttattccaaatggatgtcaaaagcgccttcttgaatggttacatcaatgaagaagtctatgtcaaacaacccccaggctttgaagacttcaagaatcctcCATATGTCttcaagttgaggaaagctctttatggcCTAAAGAAAGCACCAAGAGTATGGTATGATCGTCTCAACAACTTTCTTTGTGAAAAGGGATTTGAAAAAGGTAAAGTTGACAAGACCttatttattaagaaaataaaaggtatcactttattggttcaagtctaCGTTGACGACATCATATTCGGCTCAACAAATAAAGAAGTGTGTGAATAATTTTCATCAATGATGAAAGGAGAATTCAAAATGTCCATGATGGGTAAGATGAACTATTTTCTCAGACTTCAAATTAAGCAACTAAAGGATGGCATCctcatcaaccaatccaagtacTGCAAAGAATTATTGAAAAGATTCGACATGGATAACTGCAACACTATGTCTACTCTAATGGGATCCggaacttatgttgatcaagatgaatcgAGTGTATCAATTGATATCAcaaagtatcgaggtatgattggcTCATTGTTATATTTGACGGAAAGCCATCCTGACATAATGATTAGTGTTTGTCTATGTGTTCGCTTTCAAGCAAATCCAAAAGAATCGCATCTCATCTCCGTTAAAAGGATCATGAAGTATCTTAAAGGGACAACAAATGTTGGActatggtatcctaaaggtagtatTTTTAATTTAGTTGGTTATTCTGACGTTGATTATGCAGGAAGTAAAACTGATAGAAAGAGCACTAGTGGTACATGTCACATTCTTGGAAATGCATTAGTATCGTGGGCTCGCAAGACACAAACATGTGTTGCTCTCAGAACTGCCGAATCGGAATACATAGCAGCAGGTAGCTGTTGTGCTTAAATactttggcttaagcaacaactttGTGACTACAGATAATATCTTGGATGCATTCCTCTATgttgtgacaacacaagtgcgatAAATATTACAAAGAATCATGTGGGATTGAGTTACATCGGGAACCCTAAAAAAATGGGAAGGAAAAGTATGATATCTATCAATACTTGTTTGAAAAATATGGGAATTTTCAAGGATGTTGATGGTCTCTACAAACACACATACGCGGAAAATGTCTATGCACCTCCTCCCGCTCCCGTAGGTGGATACAAACTTGAGATTTTTTATAACAAGCTTTATGAGATGGACATTTTTCATTCTTTCAAGCTTTGGAGCCATGCGTTCTGATATAAATTTCCTTAAACAATAACATCACCATCATAATGAGGATGTCGAAGAGGAAGAGGAAGACGAGGATGAAGAAAATGACGACATGGAAGATAGTGACTAGAgttttctttttatttttgtttcttaGTATTTTGTCTCTTAATGTTCTAAATTTTCATTGTTTCTTTGTTTCCTTGTATGGTTTCATTTTATGTTGTAGTCTTCTTTGTTGAACAATGTTTGTCTTAAGCATATTTCCTTTGTTGGTTAATGTTTTGTTCTTTGCTTATCTTTTATAACCTTTTCCCATcctttttgttaatgacaaaTGGGAGAAGATATTATGATTTCTTTGTATGCATTTCTATAACAATGTTTGCAGCAAGCTTTAAACATTATAACTCTCATGGATGCATGGATCAAGGGGGAGTTATCTTTGTTAGGGGGAACATTGTGCATACAGCTTAAATTATTTTATCATCgtcaaaaagggggagaatgtgaagtcAAGACACTTCATCCAATATGTTTTAATGAAGACAAAGTGAAATTCAAATGATCATGTCAAAAGTATGGAAAAAGCTTCAAGTGCATTTAAACAAATCAAGTTTCAAGCAATGTGTGAAAGCTAGCATCAAAGAACTGAAGACTCTTTGAAGACTAGCATCGATCTTAAGTTTTTAAGGTACAAGCATGCAATATATTTTGATAACTTAGTGCTCAAATTTAATCCAAACATTCATTGCATTCATGGTTCATTGTCTCACTTGCCCTTGCTATTTCACTAATTTTTCTAAgcattttttttttcaaaaaacaGCTCAGGAAATCGATTACCCCATTTCTGGAAATCGATTTCCAATTGGCAAAAATCATTTTTCAGTTCAGGAAATCGATTCCCCCTTTTTAGGAAATCGATTTCCAATTGCCATAATTATTTTTTCAACTCAGGAAATCGATTACCCCCTTTTGGGAAATCGATTTCCAACACGAAATTTTGAACTTTTAATGAAACAGTGGCTGGGTTCAGACATGTCTTTTGGGCTAAACACTTTCCAAAGTTCATCCATTAACCATTGCATCTTTTCATTAAATTACACTCTTTCATAGAGGTGTCAAGGTGATATCTATATTCATAAATTTCAGAATTCAAAGTCACCTCTTTCATTGCAATTTGAAATCTCATACACATTCATTTTCAAACAAGTGTTTTGATCATTGAATTTTCATTAAGAAATTTTCTGCATTATTCACATATAGCAGTCCAGAAAATTCATTTCATATTCATAAACACTTGAGCACTAATATATCATTATAAATTGCGTGTTTGGAAGAGAAAATCAGTCATAGTGATTGATACATTGTCATATACTTTCTTTAATCAATATTTTCTCGAATTGGTTGTAAACACCTTGTTGTCCAagattgttggaagcaagagagttgagtttgagaggattgttctcatatcaacttggtgAGTCACAGgaggttgttcttggtgattgtgtTTGTCTTGTACAAGTCATAACAGATAGTAAAATCTTtttcatgttgaaaggggact containing:
- the LOC127078785 gene encoding secreted RxLR effector protein 161-like — its product is MSMMGKMNYFLRLQIKQLKDGILINQSKYCKELLKRFDMDNCNTMSTLMGSGTYVDQDESSVSIDITKYRGMIGSLLYLTESHPDIMISVCLCVRFQANPKESHLISVKRIMKYLKGTTNVGLWYPKGSIFNLVGYSDVDYAGSKTDRKSTSGTCHILGNALVSWARKTQTCVALRTAESEYIAAGSCCA